The proteins below are encoded in one region of Candidatus Berkelbacteria bacterium:
- a CDS encoding glycosyltransferase family 4 protein, protein MENSRRISLVSAHFPPNVVGGAELNAAFLAELLTREGWDVVMLTGAAVLPRKPPYRIISVPALRPRPSLIYEPWWARRTAQKIQRLIGHSTLVHSFDVLSRAVVAEASHPKKVTTLQDISAVCGTINRLWVDGRICPGCNLQNLRHHCLTVQGKKGVARWARIARYWSATVRPYRKNLLDSYQAITTVSEFIKTFVGVPRAVVVPDLLHPLKPTCKLPHTTAPTILVVGRLAFDKGTDLILKALAELPEFLLEFVGRGDQARWQNLTHALKIADRVTFHEAIAHAEIGSWYQRADVVVLPSRAPEASSRSLLEAMSCGRAVVAPNYAGPKELIIDGSTGRLFDRGDPHDLARVIRQAYRERVSLGKRALAVSLKYHPDKVLPQYLELYRELLQA, encoded by the coding sequence ATGGAAAACAGTCGAAGAATTAGCCTTGTAAGCGCCCATTTCCCGCCGAATGTTGTTGGCGGCGCAGAGTTAAATGCGGCGTTTTTGGCCGAACTTCTAACTCGCGAAGGTTGGGACGTAGTCATGCTCACGGGCGCCGCAGTTTTACCGCGCAAGCCACCATATCGAATTATCAGCGTACCCGCTCTGCGGCCACGTCCAAGTTTAATTTATGAACCGTGGTGGGCGCGTCGAACCGCTCAAAAAATTCAACGCTTAATTGGTCATTCAACGCTTGTGCATTCTTTCGATGTGCTCTCGCGCGCCGTGGTGGCGGAAGCGAGTCATCCTAAAAAAGTCACTACTCTGCAAGACATTTCGGCAGTCTGCGGCACAATCAATCGACTCTGGGTTGACGGCCGGATTTGTCCAGGTTGCAATCTTCAAAATTTACGCCATCACTGTTTGACGGTGCAAGGAAAGAAAGGTGTCGCTCGCTGGGCGCGAATCGCGCGGTACTGGAGCGCAACGGTTAGGCCCTATCGCAAAAATCTTCTCGATTCGTATCAAGCGATTACCACTGTTTCGGAGTTTATTAAAACATTTGTCGGAGTTCCGCGCGCTGTTGTCGTTCCCGATCTTTTACATCCGCTCAAACCAACGTGCAAACTGCCGCACACAACCGCGCCAACCATTCTAGTAGTTGGTCGCCTAGCCTTTGATAAAGGCACCGATCTCATTTTAAAAGCCTTAGCCGAATTGCCTGAATTTTTGCTTGAGTTTGTTGGTCGCGGCGACCAAGCGCGCTGGCAAAATTTGACTCACGCACTCAAGATTGCCGATCGAGTCACTTTTCATGAGGCTATTGCGCATGCTGAAATCGGAAGTTGGTATCAGCGCGCGGACGTAGTCGTTCTACCCTCGCGCGCACCTGAAGCCTCGAGTCGCTCACTTCTCGAAGCAATGAGTTGCGGTCGAGCAGTCGTTGCGCCCAACTACGCTGGTCCTAAAGAGCTTATCATCGATGGCTCAACCGGCCGCTTATTTGATCGTGGTGATCCACATGATCTTGCCCGAGTAATCCGTCAGGCATACAGAGAACGCGTTTCGCTCGGCAAACGTGCTCTCGCCGTTAGTTTGAAGTATCATCCCGATAAAGTTTTGCCTCAATATCTCGAACTTTATCGGGAACTTTTACAAGCTTGA
- a CDS encoding co-chaperone GroES, with translation MFAIQPLGDRVLLKLLPAEETTHSGIIIPDTAKDKSQQATVVAVGPGKRDKDGKRIELDVKESDVVLIPQYGGDEIKYEGEEYKIVGADDILARVTKK, from the coding sequence ATGTTTGCAATCCAACCACTTGGAGATCGCGTTCTCCTTAAACTCCTCCCGGCCGAGGAGACGACGCACAGTGGAATCATTATTCCTGATACCGCCAAAGATAAATCCCAGCAGGCCACCGTTGTTGCTGTCGGACCGGGCAAACGCGACAAAGACGGCAAGCGCATTGAGCTCGACGTTAAAGAAAGCGATGTCGTTTTAATCCCGCAATATGGAGGAGATGAAATTAAATATGAGGGCGAAGAATACAAAATCGTTGGCGCCGATGATATTTTGGCGCGCGTGACAAAAAAGTAA